The genomic region GGATATCCAGGCGACCGATGCGGCCCAATGAGACGTGTGCTATTCGTAACGGTCGGTTCTTTCACTCTGGACTTCCTCCCTCAATTCCTCCAGAGAGTAGGCGACCGCCGGAATGCCATAGCGCCCCAGCAACTCCATAAAGGTCTGCTTCGAGTGGCCAGCGATTTTGGCCGCCTGTCCCAGGGTCGCTTTGCCGACTTCATACAGCTTTATGGCGAGCAGCAGTCGGGCTTCCTCCTCAGACACCTCAAGGGGCAGCTCAACCTGCAGAACAGTCATCTTCAATCACCTCCCAGCAGTTCAAAGGCTTTCGGCACAACAGTAGCCGCTTTTTCCAGAACCTGCTGCGGGGTGCTGACGCTTCCAACGCAATCTTTGAAAGATTCCTCCTCTTTGAATACTCTCAATACCTGCACCGTCTCCTCGTAAGCTCAAATCCTTGATCACACGGACGCTGATTTAAGAAGTTCCCGAAGCTCTTCTGGGATCGCCCGTGCATCGTTCGCGATGGCATCGGCCCTCCGGGCATCTTCGCTCATGCCACAGTGGGCGAGGTCGTTGCGCAACTGCCCCAGCTTGTTCCGGAGATGGGCCAGGCGGTCTCTCTGGGGGAGCCCGTCAAACCAACCCGGGACTTCTGCGGTTTCTCCCCGAAGGCCGGCCGCGGCAGCGCCGAGCGCGCGTTCGACGTCTTCCCGATCGACACGGCGAAGCCAGTTGCCGCCTCCCCGACAGAGGAGCACGAACGGGATCACCCACTCCCGGGCGAGCGTGACGGCTT from Thermoflexus sp. harbors:
- a CDS encoding UPF0175 family protein, with amino-acid sequence MTVLQVELPLEVSEEEARLLLAIKLYEVGKATLGQAAKIAGHSKQTFMELLGRYGIPAVAYSLEELREEVQSERTDRYE